The Amycolatopsis nigrescens CSC17Ta-90 genomic interval AGCCGCCTTCGGTGAACGAGATCGTGCTCCCGAGCTGGTCCTTGTCGGCGTAGAGCAGGTCCTTGGTGTCGGCGACCAGCGCCAGCCGGTGCCCGGCCGGGAGGTCGTAGGCCTCGGCTTCCAGCGCCAGGTCGATCGGCAGCGGCTCGCCGGGCGTGACACCGGAGTAGCTGTAGGGCGCGTGCGTGATCAGCGCGCCGGCACCGAAGGCGTCGACGTCGTACAGGTACGCCACCACCGTGCCGCTGCTCGCGCTGGGGGTGGCGGTGAGGTGCACCCGCGGGGTGCCGCGAAGCCGTTGCGGCCGCGCGTTCACCGGGCCCTGCCAGACCGCGCCGGTGCCGGGCAGCACGGTGGGCAGCAGCAGCGGCGGCCGCACCCCGGTGAACTGGGCCAGCGCGTTGGACAGCACCGCCACCCCGCCGTGCGCCGGACTGTCCACACCGGACAGAACAGGCCCGCGGGCGCCGAGCGGGATCCGGTCGGCCCGCCGGGACACGCTCGCCCAGTCCGGGTAGCTCTCGGTGGCCCGTGCGCTGGTGGTCAGCTTGACCGCCGGTTCGCGTTGGATGCCGGTGTCCTGGCCGGCCAGGTAATGATCGAACCAGCGGCCGACGCTGTCCCAGACCGGGTTCGGGATGCCGAGCAGGCCGCTGATCTCCGCGGTGGCGTGATCGCCAGGGGCCAGCTCCAGCCGTTTCGGCAGGTCGAGTTTCTCGAAGAAGCCGGTCAGCTGGTTCGGGCCGAAAATGCTCTCCCCCAACGCGTTCGCAAGCAGCACGGCCGGCTTGTTGCGGTTGAGCGCGTCCAGGTAGGTGATCGGCGAACGTTCGCGGGCGAAGGCGAGTGAGCGTTCCCGGTTCTGGTCGGTGAGCGCGTCCGCGAAGAGCTGGAGCTGTTCCGGGCGCAGCCGTGCGGTGGGCAGCCCGCCGAGGCCGAGCGCGAGCAGCACCTGTGCGCGCGGGGTGCCGTTGAAGCTGAGCGTCGGCACCAGGTCGCCCCAGGTGGACAGCGAGCCGACCGCCCTGATCCGCGGATCGCGGGCGGCGCCGAGCAGGCTCAGCCCGGAGCCGAGCGAGACGCCGGACGCGCCGATCCGCGCCGGGTCGGCCGAAGTGTTCGCGATCAGCCAGTCCAGCACGGTCGAGACGTCCGCCTGGTCCTCTTCGCCGGCGATGTCGGTCTGGCCGCCGGAGTCCTGCACGCCGCGGGTCGTGTAGGAGAGCACGACGTAGCCGCGCTGGGCGAACTTCGCGGCCTGCGCCAGGTACTCGTAGTTGCCCTGCGTCCAGCTGTTGATGAACACCACCGCCGGATGCGGGCCGGGGGTGCCGGGTTCGATGACGTTGGCACCGAGCGTCACCCCGCCGGCCGCTGGTATCCGAACATAGCGGATACCAGCAGGAGTGCCGGTATCTTGCGCGCTCGCCAGCGCGGTGGTGCTGCTGCCGACGAGTGCGAGAAGTAAGGAGAGCAACAAGAAAATCCGGCTGGATCGGCGCACGGCTGAGTACCTCCCTGGTGCGGGCAACGCTGCCCGGCAACCCGAGGGAGCTTATATACGTTCAGGTATGCATGTAAATATCGAAGCCGATGCCTACCTTGGGCGGTTCCTGGTTTCACTCTTTAGTGGTAATTTTCCGCGCCGTGCCCAGCCTGAGTCGTCGCCGTCAGTCACAGCTCGTCGTACTCAGCGTGCTGGCCGGTGTCGGCCTCGCCGCCGGCGGCTATCTGGTCACCCGCCCGTCGACGACCACGCCGGTGATGGCCGTCGCGGCGGCGACCCCGGCGCCCGCCTGGGCCGCGACCCCACTCGGCTCGATGACCGGTGTCCCTGCCCTGCCCAGCCAGAGCATCCCGCCCCTCACGCCCCCGCCGGTGTCCTCATCCACCGCTCCCGCGAGCAGCACGTCCGCTCCGGTCACCTCCACCGAAAAGCCGAAGCCGAGCACCGAACCGCCGAAGCCGAAGGCCGCGTCCGCCCCGCCGTCGGCCGCCGGCGAGGTGCTCACGCTGGTCAACAAGGCCAGGGCCGAGGCGGGCTGCTCCCCGGTTTCCACCGACGCGCGGCTGGTCACCGCCGCGCAGAAGCACAGCGACGACATGGCCGCGCGCGACTACTTCTCGCACACCACCCCGGAAGGCGTCTCCTTCGCCGAGCGCATCCGCGAAGCCGGCTACGGCAAGCCCGGCGCGGAGAACATTGCGAAGGGGCAGGCCACCGCGGCGCAGGTGATGTCCTCCTGGATGAACTCGGACGGGCATCGCCGCAACATCCTGAACTGCTCCCTCGGCAAGCTCGGCGTCGGCGTCAACACCGCCGGCCGGCTGTGGACCCAGGACTTCGGCTACTGAACTGACCCTCAGTGCTCATGCGGGGCACCCGCACCCGATCGATGGGGGCATGCGCAAAAAGCCTCGCATGCCCCCATCTCAGATCGCGCTGAAATCGCCGTGCCGGCCGGCGCCCTCGGCGAACCTGCGGGCGCCGGCCAAGGTGTCCGCGGAGGCCGAGACCATGCCGTGCCGGAACTCGTTCGCGATCGCCGCGTCCTCCGCCATGCCGTCCTGTTCCAGCAGGGACAACCGGTCCTGGCGCAGGCAGGTCTGCGGGAACCTGGCCAGGTCCGCGGCCAGCTGCTCGGCCGCCTGCCGCGCCTCGCCGGGCAGCACCACCCGGTTGACCAGTCCCATCGCCAGCGCCTCCTCGGCGTTCACCGCGCGCCCGGTCAGGGTCAGGTCCATCGCGTGGCTGACGCCGATCAACCTGGGCAGCCGGACCGTGCCGCCGTCCACCAGCGGCACGCCCCAGCGGCGGCAGAACACACCGAGCACCGCGTCATCCTCGGCGATTCGGAGGTCGCACCACAGCGCCAGCTCCAGACCACCCGCCACGGCGTGCCCGGAAATGGCCGCGAGCACCGGCTTGCCCAGCTTCATCCTGGTCGGGCCCATCGGGCCGTCGCCGTCCTCGGCCAGCCGGTTGCTCCGCTCGGTGCCGAGTGCCTTGAGGTCCGCGCCGGCGCAGAACGTGCCGCCCTCACCCCACAGCACCGCGACGGCGGCGTCCGGATCGGCGTCGAACTCGCGAAACGCCGCCGCCAGCGCGGCCGCGGTGGGGCCGTCCACCGCGTTGCGCTTCTCCGGGCTGCACAGGATGACCGTGGTGACCGGGCCGTTCCGCTCCACGCGTACCGACATCTAACCCTCCTGGGTTCGCTGAGGCCGGGAACCGTAGTCCCCGAAGGGGTCGTCGCGCTCGCGGACCGCCTGCCGGAACCCGATCGCGCCGGCCCGCGCGACGAAGTCCCGGCCCTCCCTGGTGTGCCGCGCGACCCCGTCCAGGAAGGTGCCGAGCGTGCGCGACGAGGCGAAACCCATGTTCTCCACGGTCTGGTTGCACAGCAGCTTGAGCATTTCGAGCTGGTTGCCGGGCAGTTTCGCCATCCGCTTCGCCAGCGCCATGGCGTGCGCGGGCAGCTCGTCGTCCGGCACGCATTCGGCGATCAGGCCGATGTCGGCCGCGGTCCGCGCGGGAATCTCGTCGCCGGTGAGCAGGTAGCGCTTCGCTTTCTCGAAGCCCATCCGGTACACCCACATCGCGGTGGTCGGGGTGCCCCACACCCTGGCCGGCGGGTAGCCGAACACCGCGTTCTCCGCGGCCACGATCACGTCCGAGCAGAGCACCAGGTCGGTGCCACCGGCAATACACCAGCCGTGTACCGCGGCGATCGTCGGCTTAGCCGCGTACCAGAGCTTCATGTACACATCTACGAAGGACGACATCAGCCGGTAGTCCATCGCCGAGTCCCAGACCGTGTCCGAGCCGTCCTCGGCGGCCTGCATCTCGGTGGACCAGTCCAGCCCGTAGCCGGCGCAGAACGCAGGGCCGTCCGCGCGCAGCAGCATCACCCGCACTTCGGGATCGGCGTCCGCCTCGTCGACGGCCGCGGCCAGCGCATCACGAAGTTCCGGGGTGATCGTGTTGTAGCGCTCCGGCCTGGCCAGGACGATCGACCGGACCCCGTCCTCGGTCTCGGTGCGGATGGGGGTCACTGACCGGCCCCGGCCCGCTCGATGATCGCGGCGGTGTCCACCCCGGTGGGCAGCGTGCCGAAGGCGATGCCCCAGTCGCCGGCGAACCGGGACGCGCAGAACGCGTCGGCCACCGCCGGATGCCCGTGCCGCACCAGCAGCGAACCCTGCAGCACGACGGCCATCGACTCGACCACCCGGCGGGCCCGGTACTCCATGTCGGTGAAGTCGGTGAACTCCTTGCGCAGCCGCTCGACCGCGTCGTCCAGCCGGGCGTCCGCGCCGGTCGCGTGTCCCACCTCGGTGAAGAACGCCTCCACCGACTCCGGCTGCTTCGCCATGGCGCGCAAGGCATCCAGCGCGGCCACGTTGCCCGAACCCTCCCAAATGGACATCAGCGGCGCCTCCCGGTACAGCCGCGGCATCCCGGACTCTTCGACGTAACCGTTGCCGCCGAAGCATTCCAGCGCTTCGGCGGCGTGCGCCGGGGCGCGTTTGCACACCCAGTACTTCGTCACCGCCAGTCCGAGCCGGCGGAAGGCCTGCTCGGCCGGGTCGTCCTGGCGGTCGGTCGCGCCGGCCAGCCGCATGCCGACCGTGGTCGCCGCTTCGGCCTCCACCGCGAGGTCCGCCAGCACGTTCGCCATCAGCGGCTGGTCGACCAGCGGCTTGCCGAAGGCGCTGCGGTGCGTGGTGTGGTGCACCGCGCGCACCACACCGGTGCGCATCGCGGAGGCGCTGCCGAGCGCGCAGTCCAGCCTGGTGTTGTTGACCATCTCGATGATGGTCTTCACGCCGCGGCCCTCTTCGCCGACGAGCCAGCCGACCGCGTTGTCGTACTCGATCTCCGAGGACGCGTTGGACCGGTTGCCCAGCTTGTCCTTCAGGCGCTGCAGGCGGATCGGGTTGCGCGTGCCGTCCGGCAGCACCCGCGGCAGCAGGAAGCAGGACAGCCCGCCCGGCGCCTGCGCGAGGGTGAGGAACAGGTCCGACATCGGTGCCGAGGTGAACCACTTGTGCCCGACGAGCACGTAGCTGCCGTCCCCGGCGGGCCGCGCGGTGGTGGTGTTCGCGCGCACGTCCGAGCCGCCCTGCTTCTCGGTCATCGACATGCCCGCGATCAGCCCGCGCTTGGTGCTCGGCTCGCGCAGCCCGTAGTCGTACTCCTTGGCCGCCAGCAGCGGCTCGTAGACCGCCGCCAGCTCCGGGCTGTGGCGAAGCGCGGGGATCGCCGCGTAGGTCATCGAAATCGGACAGGTGTGCCCGGCATCGACCTGGCCCCAGACGAACACCTTCGCCGCGCGGGCGACATGCGCGCCGGGCCGGTTCTCGCGCCACGGCGTGCCGTGCAGCCCGTGCGACACCGCGACCTTCATCAGCTCGTGCCAGTACGGGTGGAACTCGACCTCGTCGATCCGGTGGCCGTACCGGTCGTGCGTGCGCAGCGCCGGCTTGTTCTCGTCGACCAGCCGGCCCCATTCCTGCGCCTGCTCGCCACCGGCCCGGCGGCCGAGCTCGCGCAGCTCGGGCTCGGCCCAGTCGCCACCCTCCCGGCGCAGGCCCTCCAGCAGGGCCGGGTCGTCGGCGACGTCGTAGCCGACCAGCGGCGGCACCTGGTTGGTCACTTCATGGGTGGTGGGCATCGGGACCTCCTGTGTTTCGCGGCTCGGCAGCGGGGACCTCGCGGCCGGGTCGTCCCATCGCGCGCAGGACGAAGGTGCAGAGCTCGGGGATGGCCGCGGCGTCGCCCGAGGTGAGCGGGCCGATCAGGACCTCGGCCGCGGCGCCGACGATGGCGGCGGCGGTGAGCTCGGCGTCCTGCGGCGGCAGGACACCGGTGCGCACGCCCTCGCGGATGTGCGCGGCGGCCACATCCCGGAAGGCGCGGCGGAAGACCAGCCGCTCGGCCTCGACCGGGGCGTCCACCGGTTCGGCGAGCAACGCGTACGCCAGCCGTGGTGCCTTCAACGCGCGAAGGGCGAAGGTTTCGATCACCGCGACCACTCGCTCGACTACGTCTCCTTCGCGCTGCGAAGCGAGCTCAAC includes:
- a CDS encoding CAP domain-containing protein; protein product: MLAGVGLAAGGYLVTRPSTTTPVMAVAAATPAPAWAATPLGSMTGVPALPSQSIPPLTPPPVSSSTAPASSTSAPVTSTEKPKPSTEPPKPKAASAPPSAAGEVLTLVNKARAEAGCSPVSTDARLVTAAQKHSDDMAARDYFSHTTPEGVSFAERIREAGYGKPGAENIAKGQATAAQVMSSWMNSDGHRRNILNCSLGKLGVGVNTAGRLWTQDFGY
- a CDS encoding CocE/NonD family hydrolase; translated protein: MRRSSRIFLLLSLLLALVGSSTTALASAQDTGTPAGIRYVRIPAAGGVTLGANVIEPGTPGPHPAVVFINSWTQGNYEYLAQAAKFAQRGYVVLSYTTRGVQDSGGQTDIAGEEDQADVSTVLDWLIANTSADPARIGASGVSLGSGLSLLGAARDPRIRAVGSLSTWGDLVPTLSFNGTPRAQVLLALGLGGLPTARLRPEQLQLFADALTDQNRERSLAFARERSPITYLDALNRNKPAVLLANALGESIFGPNQLTGFFEKLDLPKRLELAPGDHATAEISGLLGIPNPVWDSVGRWFDHYLAGQDTGIQREPAVKLTTSARATESYPDWASVSRRADRIPLGARGPVLSGVDSPAHGGVAVLSNALAQFTGVRPPLLLPTVLPGTGAVWQGPVNARPQRLRGTPRVHLTATPSASSGTVVAYLYDVDAFGAGALITHAPYSYSGVTPGEPLPIDLALEAEAYDLPAGHRLALVADTKDLLYADKDQLGSTISFTEGGWLDIPAS
- a CDS encoding crotonase/enoyl-CoA hydratase family protein codes for the protein MTPIRTETEDGVRSIVLARPERYNTITPELRDALAAAVDEADADPEVRVMLLRADGPAFCAGYGLDWSTEMQAAEDGSDTVWDSAMDYRLMSSFVDVYMKLWYAAKPTIAAVHGWCIAGGTDLVLCSDVIVAAENAVFGYPPARVWGTPTTAMWVYRMGFEKAKRYLLTGDEIPARTAADIGLIAECVPDDELPAHAMALAKRMAKLPGNQLEMLKLLCNQTVENMGFASSRTLGTFLDGVARHTREGRDFVARAGAIGFRQAVRERDDPFGDYGSRPQRTQEG
- a CDS encoding acyl-CoA dehydrogenase family protein, with translation MPTTHEVTNQVPPLVGYDVADDPALLEGLRREGGDWAEPELRELGRRAGGEQAQEWGRLVDENKPALRTHDRYGHRIDEVEFHPYWHELMKVAVSHGLHGTPWRENRPGAHVARAAKVFVWGQVDAGHTCPISMTYAAIPALRHSPELAAVYEPLLAAKEYDYGLREPSTKRGLIAGMSMTEKQGGSDVRANTTTARPAGDGSYVLVGHKWFTSAPMSDLFLTLAQAPGGLSCFLLPRVLPDGTRNPIRLQRLKDKLGNRSNASSEIEYDNAVGWLVGEEGRGVKTIIEMVNNTRLDCALGSASAMRTGVVRAVHHTTHRSAFGKPLVDQPLMANVLADLAVEAEAATTVGMRLAGATDRQDDPAEQAFRRLGLAVTKYWVCKRAPAHAAEALECFGGNGYVEESGMPRLYREAPLMSIWEGSGNVAALDALRAMAKQPESVEAFFTEVGHATGADARLDDAVERLRKEFTDFTDMEYRARRVVESMAVVLQGSLLVRHGHPAVADAFCASRFAGDWGIAFGTLPTGVDTAAIIERAGAGQ
- a CDS encoding crotonase/enoyl-CoA hydratase family protein, giving the protein MSVRVERNGPVTTVILCSPEKRNAVDGPTAAALAAAFREFDADPDAAVAVLWGEGGTFCAGADLKALGTERSNRLAEDGDGPMGPTRMKLGKPVLAAISGHAVAGGLELALWCDLRIAEDDAVLGVFCRRWGVPLVDGGTVRLPRLIGVSHAMDLTLTGRAVNAEEALAMGLVNRVVLPGEARQAAEQLAADLARFPQTCLRQDRLSLLEQDGMAEDAAIANEFRHGMVSASADTLAGARRFAEGAGRHGDFSAI
- a CDS encoding TetR/AcrR family transcriptional regulator, coding for MPYRRTPKVQERLDAQRAAVLDAAVALLADRGYAGCSVSAVAERAGIAVGSVYRHFPGKAELVAELFRMVVGREVAAVELASQREGDVVERVVAVIETFALRALKAPRLAYALLAEPVDAPVEAERLVFRRAFRDVAAAHIREGVRTGVLPPQDAELTAAAIVGAAAEVLIGPLTSGDAAAIPELCTFVLRAMGRPGREVPAAEPRNTGGPDAHHP